The Pungitius pungitius chromosome 21, fPunPun2.1, whole genome shotgun sequence genome includes the window ATATTTAATCAGCAGTAATTCCCATTATTGCCGGAAGGAAAATACCTTGACGTATGAGTAAACACATGATAACACAGCAGCAAACACTTTTAGTGCAAGAGGGAGTTCAAGATCTAGACTGAAGGGTGATTGcctgtttcaaatgaaatgacatgaaacattaaagctGCTTGACTTTCTCAAACATGGATGTTAACACTAAAAAAGATGATTACAACAAAGCATAGATAGCATTAATGTGGGTTGTGTATATGCAATAGCTAAAAGTTCTTGATAAAATCAAAGTATCTCGCATAACTGTTTGactttgaaaatattttgattaGGGCCGCTTTATCTAACAAGTCTGTGTTATTTTTCTTAATCACATAATTGACATTCACCCGAGGTCAATGGGCACTTTGACCATTACTTATCTTATCaatttgtgtgtgcattgtcTTATCATTGTTTACCGGTAACGTTTTAATCCACCTGTATAAAAGAGGGTGCATGCCGGTGTGTCGCTACTCTTCTTTTGGACTCGACTGGTGAGTACTCTACAGGGTCATAGACCTGCTGTATCATTCTATAACTACTGCAGTTTGTATAATTCTTTAACTTTAGCGACTGACACTTGTTGTCTTCCACAGTTGAGCCTATCCAAGACAATGATGTGGGCCTTTGTTGTGTGCGCCATGGTGGCAGTGTCCGAGTGCCTCCTCCAGTAAGTCAGACTCGCCACTGAAACAACATCTTACACCTGTCGTCGTTTAGATTTTAGCTTTGGTTCACCTTAAGGGTCAGTGAAAACCTTTGGAAGAAACTTCAGGATTCAGGCAGCTCCTTCTTGTGACACCCAGGGTCCCTCTGGAGAAAGGTCAGTCCGCCAGGGAGTTCCTGGAGGAGCAGGGTAAATGGGACGAGTACAGACTCAAGTACCCATACAACCCCATGGCCAAGTTTGACGAGCGCTTTGCCGTGGGTGGCGAGCCCATGACCAACGACGCTGATGTGAGTATCAGTTGCCAAAGCTCAAACGGGCCGGGTTGTGACTCACAGCGCCTTTGAACCATGAGTGACGTTGccgtctcctcttcatctccagcTGGCTTACTACGGAATCATCTCCATTGGAACTCCTCCTCAGTCCTTCAAGGTCGTCTTTGACTCCGGCTCGTCTAACCTGTGGGTGCCCTCCATCTACTGCAACAGTCCAGCCTGCAGTATGTCAAACTAACTGCAAACCTGCAGCAATAGGACATTTATTTcatgtcaaatgtcaaatttcGAAATCAtggatttgtgtttgttttccacaCCTGTTCCTTCATAGATAACCATGCCAAGTTCAACCCTGGCACCAGCAGCACCTACAGAAACAACGGCGGCGCTCTCAGTATCAAATACGGCACTGGCAGCATGACCGGTTTCCTTGGATACGACACCGTGACGGtgagtgtaaaaaaatgtaGTATCAATGGAAACTGTGTATACTCATAATCCACTGATTATAATGGTGTCTCAAAATGTTCGAGGCATGATGGAACACCTACATTCCCTCGCAATTACAAATCTGTTGGCTTGGATGTGTGTTGAAAGAGGAAAGGCTATTCGAACTGCGACTTTATTGTGATTTGAGAGGGTTTTACAGTGGcgtctttgtgtttgtcatccAGGTGGGTGGACTCCCTGTGACCAACCAGATCTTTGGCCTGAGCGAGTCGGAGGCTCCCTTCATGCAGTACATGCGTGCCGATGGTATCCTGGGCTTGGCGTACCCACGCCTCTCAGCATCCGGCGCCACACCCGTCTTTGACAACATGATGAAGGAGGACCTGGTCAACCAGGACCTCTTCTCCGTGTACCTGAGCTCGTAAGGACCGCCATGGCTTCGCAGTCTGCCAATACTGATACGGAGCCTGATACCTAGAGAGGTTTTCAGTCCGTTCTCGCTTTCCTCTGCAGCAACTCTCAGCAGGGCAGCGTGGTGACCTTCGGTGGTGTCGACCCTAACCATTACTCTGGCTCCATCGCCTGGATCCCCCTGTCCAATGAGCTGTACTGGCAGATCACTGTGGACAGGTATGACCGTGTGGccttgcgcccccccccgcacaaACAGCACCGGAGACAAATTGCAAATCACCTCTGATGCGTGGTGTTCTGTGCGTCCCCTTTCAGTGTGACGGTCAATGGTCAGGTTGTGGCTTGTAATGGCGGCTGCCAGGCGATCGTGGACACCGGCACTTCTCTGATTGTCGGACCTCAGAGCAGCATCAGCAACATCAACGCCCAAGTGGGAA containing:
- the LOC119213076 gene encoding pepsin A-like, which translates into the protein MMWAFVVCAMVAVSECLLQVPLEKGQSAREFLEEQGKWDEYRLKYPYNPMAKFDERFAVGGEPMTNDADLAYYGIISIGTPPQSFKVVFDSGSSNLWVPSIYCNSPACNNHAKFNPGTSSTYRNNGGALSIKYGTGSMTGFLGYDTVTVGGLPVTNQIFGLSESEAPFMQYMRADGILGLAYPRLSASGATPVFDNMMKEDLVNQDLFSVYLSSNSQQGSVVTFGGVDPNHYSGSIAWIPLSNELYWQITVDSVTVNGQVVACNGGCQAIVDTGTSLIVGPQSSISNINAQVGTVSQNGDYLVNCNIIGEMPAVVFHIHGQEFTIPASAYVRQSKYYGCRTGFGNGGDSLWILGDVFIRQYYSIFNRAQNMVGLAKAR